TTCTGATTCTGAACTTGCGGCTGTTCTTCTTTTTGCAGGTTGCagtgcaactgccggtgctcggagGCCGGCTTCACTCCATCAAGTAGCCACGTCCACCACCGCACAGGACGGCGAGCAGGGGAGGAAGGAGAGACAGACCTGGCAGCAAGCGGGGGAGGAGCCGGAGCAGCCATACCTCGGGGATCCAGGGTGAAATTCAACCTAAAGTGCAGAACACACATGAAAAACACTCTCAGGTAATCTAACGTATATCAATTAGTAGGCAAAGACTAAGCTAGAAGGGAAAACGAATACACAAAACTGGTACTAGTGCACTGAGACATTTTAGTGAACATTTTGCGTGCACACACCAAAATCTAGAGAAGTGAAGAGTGAAGAAGCAGAGAGAAGGAACGGTGGGTAGGAACCTGCGCGGTGCAGCGTCCGCATTCAGGGACAagctggggatggaggagctcgcaggaggaggtggtgcgagaggaggGCACGCCGGAGGAGAGGGCAGGCCGCACTGGAGGGGATGGAAGGTCGCGCCGGAGCAGAGGGAAGGTCGGATTTGCGCGCAGAGGGGCATCATGTTGGTGGGCGGCGGCGGGCCGGGGTCTTGGTAGTGGTGGGCGGCGGCGCCGGATCGAGGCCGCgcctgggcggcggcggtggcgcgtagTGGAGGGGGAAGAAGGAGGCGGCCGGCATGGAAAAGGCAGGGCAACGAACAGCCGCGGGTCGGACTCTCGCCGGAAAGAGGCGAGATCAGCGGCGGGCCAGGaggaggcaggggcggcggcgccagGAGGAGGCGGGGGCAGTGCGTAGGGGGAAGGCAGGGCTGGGACGCGCCGGGAGAAGGCAAGGTGGGGCagtggagcgccgggaggaggcggTCGGCGGCGCCAGGAGAAGGCATGGGCGGTGGCGCGCCTGAAGGAGGCGGGGTAGGCGCACGGCGGTGGATCGGGAGGATGTGGTGGGAGTGGATCTGGGGAGTTGGGGAGAGGTACGGTAGTGGGGTGGGAGGGTTGGATTTTTTTTCAGCCCGTCGGT
Above is a window of Triticum dicoccoides isolate Atlit2015 ecotype Zavitan chromosome 5B, WEW_v2.0, whole genome shotgun sequence DNA encoding:
- the LOC119305454 gene encoding vegetative cell wall protein gp1-like, which gives rise to MPSPGAADRLLPALHCPTLPSPGASQPCLPPTHCPRLLLAPPPLPPPGPPLISPLSGESPTRGCSLPCLFHAGRLLLPPPLRATAAAQARPRSGAAAHHYQDPGPPPPTNMMPLCAQIRPSLCSGATFHPLQCGLPSPPACPPLAPPPPASSSIPSLSLNADAAPRRLNFTLDPRGMAAPAPPPLAARSVSPSSPARRPVRWWTWLLDGVKPASEHRQLHCNLQKEEQPQVQNQKNEKFKKNKGTAFTHVLANC